In Prunus dulcis chromosome 1, ALMONDv2, whole genome shotgun sequence, the following are encoded in one genomic region:
- the LOC117637123 gene encoding nitrate reductase [NADH] — MTASVQNRQFTRLDAPINGVVRSFNFSDLTRPKTTANFVENDEASYFSSSDDDDENDIPGGEYGDLIRKGNSELEPSILDPRDEATSDSWVHRNPSMVRLTGKHPFNCEAPLARLMHHGFITPVPLHYVRNHGVVPKGTWQDWTVEVTGLVRRPARFTMEQLVREFKSREFPVTLVCAGNRRKEQNMVKQTIGFNWGPAGVSNSVWRGVPLCDVLKRCGIYGRKSGALNVCFEGAEDLPGGGGSKYGTSVKKEVAMDPSRDIILAYMQNGEQLMPDHGFPVRVIIPGFIGGRMVKWLKRIVVTTRESDNYYHYKDNRVLPSHVNAELANAEAWWYKPEYIINELNINSVITTPCHEEILPINSWTSQRPYTMKGYAYSGGGKKVTRVEVTMDGGDTWQVCTLDHQEKPNKYGKYWCWCFWSLEVEVLSLLVAKEIAVRAWDETQNTQPEKLIWNVMGMMNNCWFRVRSNVCKRHKGEIGIVFEHPTQPGNQSGGWMAKEKHLDYESNTTLKKSVSTPFMNTTSSKTYSLSEVEKHNSPQSAWIIIQGHIYDCTRFLNDHPGGADSILINAGTDCTEEFDAIHSDKAKKMLEDYRIGELVTTNYAPDSTSNSPNISVHGPHRTSSEDISFLVTPLAPIKEITPVRSVALTPREKIPCKLVAKTSISHDVRLFRFALPLEDQVLGLPVGKHIFVCATIEGKLCMRAYTPSSSIDEVGYFDLVVKIYFKNVHPKFPDGGLMSQHLDSLPIGAAIDIKGPLGHIEYTGRGHFLVNGKPKFAKKLAMLAGGTGITPIYQVAQAILKDPEDETEMYVVYANRTEDDILLREELDAWAKKYERFKVWYVVENGREGWEYSVGFITDTIMREHLPDGSDGSLALACGPPPMIKFAVQPNLLKMNYDTTDSLLVF, encoded by the exons ATGACGGCCTCCGTCCAGAACCGCCAATTCACCCGTCTCGACGCCCCCATAAACGGCGTCGTCCGCTCCTTCAACTTCTCGGATCTCACTCGCCCGAAAACCACGGCAAACTTCGTCGAAAACGATGAGGCTtcttacttttcttcttccgaCGACGATGACGAAAATGACATCCCCGGCGGCGAGTACGGGGATTTAATCCGCAAGGGCAACAGCGAACTAGAGCCGTCGATCTTGGACCCCAGAGATGAGGCCACGTCGGACAGCTGGGTGCACCGAAACCCATCCATGGTCCGCCTCACCGGAAAACACCCCTTCAACTGCGAAGCCCCTTTGGCCCGCCTCATGCACCACGGCTTCATCACACCGGTGCCGCTCCACTACGTCCGCAACCACGGCGTGGTCCCCAAGGGCACGTGGCAGGACTGGACCGTGGAGGTCACCGGCCTGGTCCGCCGCCCAGCCCGGTTCACCATGGAGCAGCTCGTCCGCGAGTTCAAGTCACGTGAGTTCCCCGTGACCCTGGTCTGCGCGGGAAACCGCCGGAAGGAGCAGAACATGGTGAAGCAGACCATCGGCTTCAACTGGGGCCCCGCCGGAGTCTCCAACTCCGTGTGGCGCGGCGTGCCGCTTTGCGACGTGCTCAAGCGGTGCGGGATCTACGGGCGCAAGAGCGGGGCCCTCAACGTGTGCTTCGAGGGAGCCGAGGACCTGCCAGGTGGCGGCGGCAGCAAGTACGGCACGAGCGTGAAGAAAGAGGTGGCGATGGACCCGTCGAGGGATATAATTCTGGCGTACATGCAGAACGGCGAGCAGCTGATGCCGGATCACGGGTTTCCGGTTCGGGTCATCATACCCGGGTTCATCGGAGGCCGGATGGTGAAGTGGCTGAAACGCATCGTCGTAACGACGCGGGAATCGGATAATTATTATCATTATAAGGACAACAGGGTGCTGCCGTCGCATGTCAATGCGGAGCTTGCTAACGCTGAAG CGTGGTGGTACAAGCCGGAGTATATAATTAACGAGCTGAATATAAACTCCGTCATAACGACGCCGTGTCATGAGGAGATTCTGCCTATAAACTCGTGGACCAGTCAGAGGCCGTATACCATGAAAGGCTACGCGTACTCAG GGGGCGGGAAGAAAGTGACACGAGTAGAGGTGACAATGGACGGAGGGGACACGTGGCAGGTGTGCACACTAGACCACCAGGAAAAACCAAACAAGTATGGAAAGTACTGGTGCTGGTGCTTTTGGTCACTGGAGGTGGAGGTCCTCAGCCTGCTTGTAGCTAAAGAGATTGCAGTGAGGGCTTGGGACGAGACCCAAAACACCCAGCCTGAGAAACTCATTTGGAATGTCATG gGAATGATGAACAATTGTTGGTTTCGAGTTAGAAGCAATGTGTGTAAGCGACACAAAGGAGAGATTGGGATCGTGTTCGAGCACCCAACTCAACCTGGAAACCAATCAGGCGGTTGGATGGCCAAAGAAAAACACTTGGATTATGAATCCAACACAACCCTCAAGAAGAGTGTCTCCACACCTTTCATGAACACCACTTCATCCAAAACCTACTCACTGTCCGAAGTCGAGAAGCATAACTCTCCTCAGTCCGCCTGGATCATCATTCAAGGCCACATCTATGACTGCACTCGCTTCCTCAATGACCATCCTGGTGGCGCTGACAGCATCCTCATCAACGCCGGCACAGATTGCACCGAAGAGTTTGATGCCATCCACTCGGACAAGGCCAAGAAAATGCTTGAGGACTATAGAATAGGCGAGTTGGTAACCACAAATTACGCTCCCGACTCCACATCCAATTCCCCTAACATATCTGTGCATGGGCCACATAGAACATCATCAGAAGATATTTCATTTCTCGTAACCCCATTAGCCCCGATCAAAGAAATCACGCCGGTTAGAAGCGTCGCGCTTACTCCACGTGAGAAGATCCCATGCAAGCTCGTGGCCAAGACATCCATTTCTCATGACGTGAGGCTCTTCAGGTTTGCGTTGCCTTTAGAAGACCAAGTTCTGGGATTGCCAGTAGGCAAGCACATTTTTGTGTGTGCCACAATTGAGGGCAAGCTTTGCATGCGGGCTTACACACCAAGTAGCTCAATTGATGAAGTTGGCTACTTTGATTTGGTGGTCAAGATTTACTTCAAAAATGTTCACCCTAAATTCCCCGATGGGGGGCTCATGTCACAGCACTTGGACTCTCTGCCAATAGGTGCAGCCATAGACATAAAGGGTCCATTGGGGCACATAGAGTACACTGGCCGTGGTCACTTTTTGGTCAACGGCAAGCCCAAGTTTGCAAAGAAGCTTGCCATGCTGGCAGGTGGGACCGGGATCACGCCCATTTACCAAGTGGCTCAAGCCATATTGAAGGACCCAGAAGACGAGACTGAAATGTATGTGGTCTATGCGAACCGTACAGAAGACGACATTTTGCTGAGGGAAGAGCTTGATGCTTGGGCTAAGAAGTATGAGAGGTTCAAGGTTTGGTATGTGGTGGAGAATGGCAGGGAAGGGTGGGAATACAGCGTGGGCTTCATCACCGATACTATAATGAGGGAGCACCTTCCAGATGGATCGGACGGTTCTCTTGCATTGGCATGTGGGCCCCCACCGATGATCAAGTTTGCTGTGCAGCCCAATTTGTTGAAGATGAACTATGATACCACAGATTCGTTGCTGGTGTTTTGA
- the LOC117616468 gene encoding 30S ribosomal protein S13, chloroplastic-like — protein sequence MAQTLAMPLAPSLSVICNGRNPNPLSNSLSFPLRNPNKVGGLSIKCVRVGGVEIPNNKRVEFSLQYVHGIGRTRARTILIDLNMENKITKDLSEEELTIIRDEVSKYMIEGDLRRFNALNIRRLKEIQCYRGIRHIQGLPCRGQRTKNNTRTLKGKRVTVAGKKKAR from the exons ATGGCGCAAACACTGGCAATGCCTCTGGCACCCTCGCTCTCTGTAATCTGCAATGGAAGAAACCCTAACCCCCTCTCCAACAGTCTCTCCTTCCCACTCAGAAACCCCAATAAG GTTGGTGGCCTCAGCATCAAATGCGTGCGTGTTGGCGGAGTCGAAATTCCAAACAACAAAAGGGTCGAGTTCTCTCTTCAGTACGTTCATGGAATTGGGCGTACCAGAGCGCGCACAATCCTAATCGACCTCAACATGGAGAACAAAATCACCAAAGACTTGTCCGAAGAAGAACTCACCATTATCAGAGACGAAGTCTCCAAGTACATGATTGAAGGAGACTTG AGGAGGTTCAATGCGTTGAATATCAGGAGACTGAAGGAGATTCAGTGCTACAGAGGTATCCGCCATATCCAGGGCTTGCCTTGCAGAGGACAGCGCACCAAGAACAACACTAGGACTTTGAAGGGTAAGAGGGTCACTGTTGCTGGAAAGAAAAAGGCCCGTTAA
- the LOC117615496 gene encoding probable calcium-binding protein CML29: MAQISSLSAETETLSQVLGLVEAFKAFDADNDGKINAAELGGILGSLGYQASEQDVRAMMQQGDTNRDGFLSIEEFLGMNTKNLEFGGLENVLKNAFEALDVDGDEVVTAEELYEVVGDDLGYELSLEDCQGIIASIDIDGDGAVSFEDFKLIVNSL; the protein is encoded by the coding sequence ATGGCTCAGATAAGCTCTCTCTCTGCAGAAACTGAGACACTGAGCCAAGTCCTAGGCCTGGTAGAAGCATTCAAAGCCTTTGATGCAGACAATGATGGGAAGATCAATGCTGCAGAGCTTGGAGGGATTTTGGGGTCACTTGGGTATCAGGCAAGTGAGCAAGATGTGAGGGCAATGATGCAGCAAGGGGACACAAACAGAGATGGGTTTCTGAGCATAGAGGAGTTCTTGGGCATGAACACAAAGAACTTGGAATTTGGGGGGCTTGAAAATGTCCTCAAGAATGCTTTTGAAGCCTTGGATGTTGATGGGGACGAGGTTGTGACTGCTGAGGAGCTTTATGAGGTTGTGGGGGATGATTTGGGTTATGAGTTGTCTCTTGAAGACTGTCAGGGGATTATTGCTTCAATTGATATAGATGGAGATGGGGCTGTTAGCTTTGAGGACTTCAAACTAATAGTCAATTCCCTCTGA
- the LOC117616470 gene encoding small ribosomal subunit protein S13, mitochondrial-like, with translation MFGLRGTVAIASDASRRLLQSVSFHGVGARCLNIRAGMEIPDNKPLKFALQYVHGIGRARAAQILSELNMSNKLAMDLTRREVVALDDVLSKYVIGRDLAGLVDRDIKRMKDIQCYRGIRHVDNLPCRGQRTSTNARTRKGSQRVDVAASKKLKK, from the exons ATGTTTGGTTTACGTGGTACAGTCGCAATCGCTTCCGATGCGAGTCGTCGACTCCTTCAATCTGTATCG TTTCATGGGGTGGGTGCCCGATGCCTCAATATAAGAGCAGGGATGGAGATTCCAGACAATAAGCCCCTCAAGTTTGCGCTTCAGTACGTACATGGTATTGGCAGAGCCAGGGCTGCCCAAATCCTGTCTGAGCTCAACATGAGCAACAAACTTGCCATGGATTTGACCAGAAGAGAAGTTGTTGCTTTGGATGATGTACTCAGCAAGTACGTCATTGGAAGGGATTTG GCGGGTCTTGTTGATAGAGACATAAAGAGAATGAAAGACATTCAGTGCTACAGGGGGATAAGACATGTTGATAACTTGCCTTGCCGAGGGCAGCGCACCAGCACCAATGCCAGGACCAGGAAAGGCAGTCAGCGGGTTGATGTTGCTGCATCAAAGAAGTTGAAGAAGTAG
- the LOC117615735 gene encoding UDP-glycosyltransferase 74E2-like, which translates to MLHILVVPLPLQGHINPMFQFSKRLASKGLRVTLVTISSDTHHEPIETQLSLVKIESIYAASEEADKINAENKMQWLQNILSKRLPELISKQESIGYPISCIVYDSAMTWALDMAKGLGIAGASFFTHSCAVGTVYYNVHQGVLSVPLEEGPILLPGLPLLEPHDLPSFINDPGSYPSFLKLVVGRFSNITDADWIFWNSFDCLEQEVVSWMRTRWPIKTIGPTLPSMYLDKRLEDDRDYGFNLFTPNIDTCIKWLESKDTGTVVYVSFGSMANLEEKQMEELALGLKRSKTNFLWVVRESEIQKLPSNFEEQTSEKGLVVNWCPQLQVLAHKAVGCFMTHCGWNSTLEALSSGVPMVAMPQWTDQLTNAKFVEDEWKVGVRVKVDQMGIVTKEEIERCIAQVMEGERGNEIKRNSMRWRELAEEAVAEGGSSDKNIEEFVAALLCK; encoded by the exons ATGCTCCATATACTTGTGgttcctcttcctctccaAGGCCACATAAACCCAATGTTCCAATTCTCAAAACGCTTAGCATCCAAAGGTTTAAGGGTGACACTTGTCACCATCTCCTCTGACACTCATCATGAGCCCATAGAAACCCAATTGAGCTTGGTCAAGATTGAGTCAATTTATGCTGCATCTGAAGAAGCAGACAAGATTAATGCAGAGAACAAGATGCAGTGGCTCCAAAACATTTTGTCAAAAAGATTACCTGAGCTGATTTCAAAGCAAGAGAGCATTGGGTACCCAATTAGCTGCATTGTCTATGACTCAGCCATGACATGGGCTCTGGACATGGCCAAAGGGCTAGGCATTGCTGGGGCTTCATTTTTCACTCACTCTTGTGCTGTTGGAACTGTGTACTATAATGTGCACCAAGGGGTGCTTAGTGTTCCTCTTGAAGAGGGTCCAATTTTACTACCTGGGTTGCCACTACTTGAGCCTCATGACCTGCCCTCTTTCATCAATGATCCAGGCTCCTACCCCTCCTTTTTAAAGTTGGTGGTTGGCAGGTTTTCAAATATCACTGATGCTGATTGGATCTTCTGGAACAGTTTCGATTGCTTGGAACAAGAG GTGGTGAGCTGGATGAGAACAAGATGGCCAATCAAGACAATAGGGCCAACCCTTCCATCAATGTACCTAGACAAAAGGTTAGAAGATGACAGAGACTATGGTTTCAACCTTTTCACGCCCAACATTGACACTTGCATCAAGTGGTTAGAATCAAAAGATACAGGCACAGTGGTGTATGTATCGTTTGGAAGCATGGCTAACCTAGAAGAAAAGCAGATGGAGGAGCTAGCATTGGGCCTAAAAAGGAGCAAAACCAACTTCTTGTGGGTAGTCAGAGAATCAGAAATTCAAAAGCTTCCTAGCAATTTCGAAGAGCAAACATCAGAGAAGGGTTTGGTTGTGAATTGGTGCCCTCAACTGCAAGTTTTGGCTCACAAGGCCGTTGGTTGCTTCATGACACATTGTGGGTGGAACTCTACACTTGAGGCATTGAGCTCAGGGGTGCCAATGGTGGCAATGCCACAGTGGACTGACCAATTGACAAATGCTAAgtttgtggaagatgaatggAAAGTTGGAGTGAGGGTCAAGGTTGACCAAATGGGAATTGTCACtaaagaagaaatagaaagatGCATAGCACAAGTCatggaaggagagagagggaatgAGATTAAAAGGAATTCAATGAGATGGAGAGAATTGGCTGAGGAGGCTGTGGCGGAAGGTGGAAGCTCTGATAAGAACATTGAGGAATTTGTAGCAGCTCTCTTATGTAAATAA
- the LOC117619504 gene encoding protein MEI2-like 6, with protein sequence MPLNPYAPQYQTRQNYYYYTYNPVWLVPGVHFEPLPLPLPVSSLVPCEPVPISSLVPCEPQPAGPSSSTNLHFPRSSGPALRGKRLQHNKYKGKNGRACGPRKKLDLDGGRGKWVPKNKQKLQAEEKNMEASSSEHKNGGPVIPFPPTFDQSTTTVMVKNIPYQFGRNNLLEILSWHCFEVNRGLHSDPNKSKFDFVYLPIDFEKIWKKKTISNLGYAFVNFTTPAAAHRFRVHFQNRELRENNSKKTCDVKSAKFQGKAALLEKFKNKMFWCESAECLPVAVEPACDGSNWYQVFPVGNLTGVPRYKS encoded by the exons ATGCCTCTGAACCCTTATGCACCGCAATACCAAACCAGACAGAACTACTATTATTATACCTACAATCCTGTTTGGCTGGTACCCGGTGTTCATTTTGAGCCACTGCCACTGCCACTGCCAGTTTCTTCCTTGGTTCCTTGTGAGCCAGTGCCAATTTCTTCCTTGGTTCCTTGTGAGCCACAGCCAGCTGGCCCTTCTTCTTCTACAAATCTCCATTTTCCAAGGTCATCAGGTCCAGCTTTAAGAGGGAAAAGGTTGCAGCATAACAAGTATAAGGGCAAAAATGGGAGGGCTTGCGGACCAAGGAAGAAGCTTGATCTTGATGGTGGACGTGGAAAATGGGTGCCGAAAAACAAACAGAAGCTGCAAGCAGAAGAGAAGAATATGGAGGCTTCGAGTTCAGAGCACAAAAATGGCGGTCCTGTTATTCCTTTTCCTCCAACCTTTGACCAGTCTACAACCACTGTCATGGTCAAGAACATCCCTTATCAGTTTGG GAGGAATAATTTACTGGAAATACTGAGCTGGCATTGTTTTGAAGTGAACCGAGGCCTCCACTCTGATCCAAACAAGTccaagttcgattttgtttaTCTACCCATAGATTTCGA GAAAAtctggaagaagaagactatTTCAAATCTGGGTTACGCATTTGTGAATTTTACAACTCCAGCTGCAGCTCACAGATTTAGGGTGCATTTTCAAAACCGGGAGTTGAGAGAAAACAATTCCAAAAAGACTTGTGATGTTAAAAGCGCCAAATTCCAG GGCAAGGCAGCTCTTTTGGAAAAGTTCAAGAACAAGATGTTTTGGTGTGAATCTGCAGAGTGCTTGCCGGTGGCTGTGGAACCTGCATGCGACGGTTCCAATTGGTATCAAGTATTCCCTGTTGGAAATCTTACTGGTGTGCCACGTTACAAGTCTTAG
- the LOC117613190 gene encoding UDP-glycosyltransferase 74E2-like yields MEKAKQRANGTHILVVPLPAPGHINPMLQFSKRLASKGLRVTLVTISSKTHDPIETQLSMVNIEPIYATYEEAGKIDLESMLQWLLTILSQNLPDLISKQERNGYPICCLVYDASLTWALDIAKGLGITGASFFTQACAVGTVYYNVQQKLLRVPLEEDRVLLPGLPLLEPHDLPSLINHPGSYPSVFKMVIGRFSNITDADWIFCNTFDCLEPEVVSWMRTKWPIKTIGPTLPSMYLDKRLEDDRDYGINFFKPNNDTCIKWLDSKEACTVVYVSFGSIANLGEKQMEELALGLKRSKTSFLWVVRESEIQKLPSNFEEQTSEKGLVVNWCPQLQVLAHRAIGCFMTHCGWNSTLEALSLGVPMVAMPQWTDQLTNAKFVEDEWKVGVRVKVDHMGIVTKEEIERCIAQVMEGERGNEFKRNSMRWRELAKEAVDEGGSSDKNIEEFVAALLCK; encoded by the exons ATGGAGAAAGCAAAACAAAGGGCAAATGGAACCCATATACTTGTGGTTCCTCTTCCTGCCCCAGGCCACATAAACCCAATGCTCCAATTCTCAAAACGCTTAGCATCCAAAGGTTTAAGGGTGACACTAGTCACCATCTCCTCTAAGACTCATGATCCCATAGAAACCCAGTTGAGTATGGTAAATATTGAGCCAATTTATGCCACATATGAAGAAGCAGGCAAGATTGATTTAGAGAGCATGCTGCAGTGGCTCCTAACCATCTTGTCACAAAACTTACCAGATCTGATTTCAAAGCAAGAGAGGAATGGCTACCCAATTTGCTGCCTTGTCTATGACGCAAGCTTGACATGGGCTCTAGACATAGCCAAAGGGCTAGGCATTACTGGGGCTTCATTTTTCACTCAGGCTTGTGCTGTTGGAACTGTGTACTATAATGTGCAGCAAAAGTTGCTTAGGGTCCCTCTAGAAGAGGATCGAGTTTTGCTACCTGGGTTGCCTCTGCTTGAGCCTCATGATCTGCCCTCTTTGATCAATCATCCAGGGTCCTACCCATCTGTGTTTAAGATGGTAATTGGCAGGTTTTCAAATATCACTGATGCTGATTGGATCTTCTGCAACACTTTTGATTGCTTGGAACCAGAG GTGGTGAGTTGGATGAGAACAAAATGGCCAATCAAGACAATAGGGCCAACCCTTCCATCAATGTACCTAGACAAAAGGTTGGAAGATGACAGAGACTATGGCATCAACTTTTTCAAACCCAACAATGACACTTGCATCAAGTGGCTAGATTCGAAGGAAGCATGTACAGTTGTGTATGTATCATTTGGAAGCATTGCTAATCTAGGAGAAAAGCAGATGGAGGAGCTAGCACTGGGCCTAAAAAGGAGCAAAACCAGTTTCCTGTGGGTAGTAAGAGAATCAGAAATTCAAAAGCTTCCAAGCAATTTTGAGGAGCAAACATCAGAGAAAGGTTTGGTTGTGAATTGGTGCCCTCAATTGCAAGTTTTGGCTCACAGGGCCATTGGTTGTTTCATGACACATTGTGGGTGGAACTCTACACTTGAGGCATTGAGCTTAGGGGTCCCAATGGTGGCAATGCCACAGTGGACTGACCAATTGACAAATGCCAAgtttgtggaagatgaatggAAAGTTGGAGTGAGGGTCAAGGTTGATCACATGGGAATTGTCACtaaagaagaaatagaaagatGCATAGCACAAGTCATGGAAGGAGAGAGGGGGAATGAGTTTAAAAGGAATTCAATGAGATGGAGAGAATTGGCTAAGGAGGCTGTAGATGAAGGTGGAAGCTCTGATAAGAATATTGAGGAATTTGTAGCAGCTCTCTTATGCAAATAG